The Xanthobacter flavus genome includes a window with the following:
- a CDS encoding ABC transporter ATP-binding protein, translating to MAANGTPLLEVKDLHGHYGESHVLHGMTFDVHPGEVVTLLGRNGAGKTTTMRAIMGLLRKRAGSIRYQGTETVGLAPNKIARLGIAICPEERGIFSSLSVRENLLLPPVVLPGGLTVDEVHELFPRLEERRNSQGTKLSGGEQQMLAIARILRTGAKLLLLDEPSEGLAPVIVQHIGEIIRNLKKKGFTVLLVEQNFHFASTVADRHYVVEHGRVVDMVENDKIAENAARLEAFLGV from the coding sequence ATGGCCGCGAATGGAACGCCCCTCCTCGAGGTGAAGGACCTGCACGGCCATTATGGCGAGAGCCATGTGCTGCACGGCATGACCTTCGACGTCCATCCGGGCGAGGTGGTGACGCTGCTGGGCCGCAACGGCGCCGGCAAGACCACCACCATGCGCGCCATCATGGGCCTGCTGCGCAAGCGCGCCGGTTCCATCCGTTATCAGGGCACTGAAACGGTTGGATTGGCGCCCAACAAGATCGCCCGGCTCGGCATCGCCATCTGCCCGGAGGAGCGGGGCATCTTTTCCTCGCTCTCCGTGCGCGAAAACCTGCTGCTGCCCCCCGTGGTGCTGCCCGGCGGCCTGACCGTCGACGAGGTTCACGAGCTGTTCCCGCGGCTCGAAGAGCGCCGCAACAGCCAGGGCACCAAGCTTTCGGGCGGCGAGCAGCAGATGCTGGCCATCGCCCGCATTCTACGCACCGGGGCGAAGCTCCTGCTGCTCGACGAGCCCTCCGAGGGTCTTGCGCCGGTGATCGTGCAGCACATCGGCGAGATCATCCGGAACCTCAAGAAGAAGGGGTTCACGGTGCTGCTCGTGGAACAGAATTTCCACTTCGCTTCCACTGTCGCCGACCGCCACTATGTTGTGGAGCACGGTCGCGTGGTGGACATGGTGGAAAATGACAAGATCGCGGAAAACGCGGCACGTCTCGAAGCCTTTCTCGGCGTCTGA
- a CDS encoding ABC transporter substrate-binding protein, with translation MRLAAVLLAAASVVVAAGAAKAQVPVKIGVLNDQSGLYADLGGQGSVWAAKKAVEDFGAAAKGLKVDVIFADHQNKADVGTSIARQWYDVDGVDVIVDTPNSGVALAVNTVTKEKNKVFINSGAATSDLTGKACTPNTVHWTYDTWALANGTGKAIVKNGGDTWFFLTADYAFGHALERDTSEVVKANGGKVVGAVKVPLNNSDFSSFLLQAQSSKAKIIGLANAGGDTINSIKQASEYGIVEGGQKLAGLLIFLTDVHSLGLKVAQGLNLTSAWYWDQTDANRKFADAFAAANGGKRPTMVQAGVYSGVLHYLKAVEALKSAKDGAAVVAEMKKIPTDDPLFGKGEVRADGRQIHPMYLYEVKKPSESKGPYDYYTLKGTIPANEAFRPIGEGDCPLVKKG, from the coding sequence ATGCGTCTTGCAGCCGTATTGCTGGCCGCAGCCAGCGTCGTCGTTGCCGCTGGCGCCGCCAAGGCCCAGGTTCCGGTCAAGATTGGCGTGCTCAACGACCAGTCTGGCCTTTATGCCGACCTCGGCGGCCAGGGCTCCGTCTGGGCCGCCAAGAAGGCGGTCGAGGACTTCGGCGCCGCCGCCAAGGGCCTCAAGGTGGACGTGATCTTCGCCGATCACCAGAACAAGGCCGACGTCGGCACCTCCATCGCCCGCCAGTGGTATGACGTGGATGGCGTGGACGTGATCGTCGACACTCCGAATTCCGGCGTCGCTCTCGCGGTGAACACCGTCACCAAGGAAAAGAACAAGGTCTTCATCAATTCCGGCGCGGCCACCTCGGACCTCACCGGCAAGGCCTGCACGCCGAACACGGTGCACTGGACCTACGACACCTGGGCGCTGGCCAACGGCACCGGCAAGGCCATCGTGAAGAACGGCGGCGACACCTGGTTCTTCCTCACTGCAGACTATGCCTTCGGCCATGCGCTCGAGCGGGATACCTCCGAGGTGGTGAAGGCCAACGGGGGCAAGGTGGTCGGCGCTGTGAAGGTGCCGCTGAACAATTCCGACTTCTCCTCGTTCCTGCTGCAGGCGCAGTCGTCCAAGGCCAAGATCATCGGCCTCGCCAATGCCGGTGGCGACACCATCAATTCCATCAAGCAGGCGTCGGAATACGGCATCGTCGAGGGCGGCCAGAAGCTCGCCGGCCTCCTCATCTTCCTCACCGACGTGCATTCCCTCGGCCTCAAGGTGGCGCAGGGTCTGAACCTGACCTCCGCCTGGTACTGGGATCAGACCGACGCCAACCGGAAGTTCGCCGATGCCTTCGCAGCGGCCAACGGCGGCAAGCGTCCGACCATGGTGCAGGCCGGCGTCTATTCGGGCGTGCTGCACTATCTCAAGGCGGTCGAGGCGCTGAAGTCCGCCAAGGACGGCGCGGCCGTGGTGGCGGAGATGAAGAAGATCCCCACCGACGATCCGCTGTTCGGCAAGGGCGAAGTGCGGGCCGACGGCCGGCAGATTCACCCCATGTATCTCTATGAGGTGAAGAAGCCGTCGGAGTCCAAGGGCCCCTACGACTACTACACCCTCAAGGGCACCATCCCGGCCAACGAGGCTTTCCGCCCCATCGGCGAGGGCGACTGCCCCCTCGTCAAGAAGGGCTGA
- a CDS encoding branched-chain amino acid ABC transporter permease, whose amino-acid sequence MFELLGIPPQALFGQLLLGLINGAFYAMLSLGLAVIFGLLNVINFTHGAQYMMGAFGAWMLLNYAGIPFWGALVLSPIIVAIIGMLIEKTLLKRLYHLDHLYGLLLTFGLALILEGLFRRQYGSSGLPYNNPLPGGTNLGFMFLPNYRAFVVVASLVVCIATWYVIERTKLGSYLRAATERPDLVQAFGIDVPRMITLTYGFGVGLAALAGVLAAPAYQVSPTMGSNLIIVVFAVVVIGGMGSIMGAIVTGFGLGVIEGLTKVFYPEASSTVIFVIMAIVLMVKPAGLFGTAK is encoded by the coding sequence ATGTTCGAGCTTCTCGGCATTCCCCCCCAGGCCCTGTTCGGGCAATTGCTGCTGGGCCTGATTAACGGCGCGTTCTACGCCATGCTGAGCCTCGGGCTCGCGGTGATCTTCGGCCTTCTGAACGTCATCAACTTCACGCACGGCGCCCAGTACATGATGGGCGCGTTCGGGGCGTGGATGCTGCTCAATTATGCCGGCATCCCCTTCTGGGGGGCGCTGGTGCTCTCGCCGATCATCGTCGCGATCATCGGCATGCTCATCGAGAAGACGCTGCTCAAACGGCTATACCATCTCGATCATCTCTACGGCCTCCTGCTCACCTTCGGCCTCGCCCTCATCCTCGAGGGCCTGTTCCGGCGGCAGTACGGCTCCTCGGGCCTGCCCTACAATAATCCCCTGCCGGGCGGCACCAATCTCGGCTTCATGTTCCTGCCCAACTACCGCGCCTTCGTCGTGGTGGCCTCCCTCGTGGTGTGCATCGCCACCTGGTACGTGATCGAGCGCACCAAGCTCGGCTCCTACCTGCGCGCCGCCACCGAGCGGCCGGATCTGGTGCAGGCCTTCGGCATAGACGTGCCGCGCATGATCACGCTCACCTACGGCTTCGGCGTCGGCCTCGCCGCGCTCGCCGGCGTGCTCGCCGCCCCGGCCTATCAGGTGAGCCCCACCATGGGCTCGAACCTGATCATCGTGGTGTTCGCCGTGGTGGTGATCGGCGGCATGGGCTCGATCATGGGCGCCATCGTCACCGGCTTCGGCCTCGGCGTCATCGAGGGCCTGACCAAGGTCTTCTATCCCGAGGCCTCGTCCACCGTGATCTTCGTCATCATGGCCATCGTGCTCATGGTGAAGCCCGCCGGCCTGTTCGGCACGGCCAAGTGA
- a CDS encoding branched-chain amino acid ABC transporter permease has product MSSATHSASAPATSGGSSSTMIVFAVAAVAVLLVAPFGVYPVFLMKVMCFALFACAFNLLLGYTGLLSFGHAMFFGGSAYVCAHTTKVLGFTPELAILAGVAFSVVLGLLAGLLAIRRQGIYFAMVTLALAQMFFFFCLQAKFTGGEDGLQAVPRRPLFGLIDISQDIHLYYFVLAIFLFGFFVIYRTIYSPFGQVLKAIRENEPRAISLGYRANQYKLLAFVLSAALAGLAGSTKVLVFQLASLTDVAWQMSGEVVLMTLVGGMGTVLGPVVGAAVIVTMQNYLAGLGEWVLVIQGVIFVLAVSLFRRGFVGEVIAIWQQMKARKANS; this is encoded by the coding sequence ATGAGCTCCGCGACCCATTCCGCTTCCGCCCCCGCCACGTCCGGCGGCAGCTCCAGCACCATGATCGTGTTCGCCGTCGCCGCGGTGGCCGTGCTGCTGGTGGCACCGTTCGGCGTCTATCCCGTGTTCCTGATGAAGGTGATGTGCTTCGCGCTGTTCGCGTGCGCCTTCAACCTGCTGCTCGGCTACACGGGCCTCCTGTCGTTCGGCCACGCCATGTTCTTCGGCGGGTCGGCCTACGTCTGCGCCCACACCACCAAGGTGCTGGGCTTCACCCCGGAGCTTGCCATCCTCGCGGGTGTCGCATTCTCGGTGGTGCTGGGGCTGCTGGCGGGCCTGCTCGCCATCCGCCGGCAGGGCATCTACTTCGCCATGGTCACGCTGGCCCTGGCGCAGATGTTCTTCTTCTTCTGCCTGCAGGCGAAGTTCACCGGCGGTGAGGACGGCCTCCAGGCGGTACCGCGGCGCCCGCTGTTCGGCCTCATCGACATCAGCCAGGACATCCACCTCTATTATTTCGTGCTGGCGATCTTCCTGTTCGGCTTCTTCGTCATCTACCGCACCATCTACTCCCCCTTCGGGCAGGTGCTGAAGGCGATCCGCGAGAACGAGCCGCGCGCCATTTCGCTCGGCTACCGGGCGAACCAGTACAAGCTGCTCGCCTTCGTGCTTTCGGCGGCCCTCGCGGGTCTCGCCGGCTCCACCAAGGTGCTGGTGTTCCAGCTCGCCTCGCTCACCGACGTCGCCTGGCAGATGTCGGGTGAAGTGGTGCTGATGACGCTGGTGGGCGGCATGGGCACCGTGCTCGGCCCCGTGGTCGGCGCGGCCGTGATCGTGACCATGCAGAACTATCTCGCCGGCCTCGGCGAGTGGGTGCTGGTGATCCAGGGCGTCATCTTCGTCCTCGCCGTCTCGCTGTTCCGCCGCGGCTTCGTCGGCGAGGTCATCGCCATCTGGCAGCAGATGAAGGCCCGCAAGGCCAACAGCTGA
- a CDS encoding benzoate/H(+) symporter BenE family transporter, which produces MPVSAIVSAFVAALVGFGGTLALILSAAAAVGASPAQASSWVAALCLAIAGSSAFLSVRHRMPIITAWSTPGAALLAAFGAGIGMERAAGAFLVAGLLMVACAAVKPLGTLVSRIPVAVAAAMLAGVLVRFVTALAEHAAKSPLLVLPVVAAFFLTRRLAPSWSVPAALVAGIGAALGSGAVGQMPALELSALVWVTPEFDGGVLISIALPLFLVTMASQNLPGFAVLTASGYVPPVRSILATTGIASLLTAPFGAHASNLAAITAALCTGPECDPDPRARWKAGPVYALFYLLLAAAGASLVAVFAALPPALVATIAGLALIAPLTGSLTAALGVEKHRTAAIVTFATTASGVSALGLGAPVWGLVAGLAVFAMDTVRRR; this is translated from the coding sequence GTGCCCGTCTCCGCCATCGTGTCGGCCTTCGTTGCGGCTCTCGTGGGCTTCGGCGGCACCCTCGCCCTCATCCTCTCCGCCGCCGCGGCGGTAGGGGCAAGCCCAGCGCAGGCGTCCTCCTGGGTGGCGGCGCTCTGCCTCGCCATCGCGGGATCGAGCGCATTCCTCTCCGTCCGGCACCGCATGCCCATCATCACCGCCTGGTCCACGCCGGGCGCGGCCCTGCTTGCCGCCTTCGGGGCGGGGATCGGCATGGAGCGGGCGGCGGGCGCCTTCCTTGTGGCGGGACTGCTGATGGTGGCCTGCGCGGCGGTGAAGCCGCTCGGCACGCTGGTGTCGCGCATTCCCGTGGCGGTGGCGGCGGCGATGCTCGCGGGCGTGCTGGTGCGCTTCGTCACCGCCCTCGCCGAGCACGCCGCGAAGAGCCCACTGCTGGTACTGCCGGTTGTGGCGGCCTTCTTCCTGACACGCCGGCTGGCGCCCAGTTGGTCCGTTCCGGCGGCGCTGGTGGCCGGAATCGGCGCGGCGCTGGGGTCCGGCGCCGTGGGTCAGATGCCGGCGCTCGAACTCTCGGCGCTGGTGTGGGTGACGCCGGAATTCGACGGCGGCGTGCTCATCAGCATCGCCCTGCCGCTTTTCCTCGTGACCATGGCGTCGCAGAACCTGCCCGGCTTCGCCGTGCTCACCGCCAGCGGCTATGTGCCGCCGGTGCGCTCCATCCTCGCCACCACCGGCATCGCCTCACTGCTGACGGCGCCGTTCGGTGCCCACGCGTCGAATCTTGCGGCCATCACGGCGGCGCTCTGCACGGGGCCGGAGTGCGATCCCGATCCCCGGGCGCGGTGGAAGGCGGGGCCCGTCTATGCCCTGTTCTACCTGCTGCTGGCGGCGGCCGGCGCCTCGCTCGTCGCGGTTTTCGCGGCGCTGCCGCCGGCTCTGGTCGCCACCATCGCCGGGCTGGCGCTGATCGCTCCCCTCACCGGCTCGCTCACGGCGGCGCTCGGCGTGGAGAAGCACCGCACGGCCGCCATCGTGACGTTCGCCACGACCGCCTCGGGCGTGAGCGCGCTTGGCCTCGGCGCCCCGGTGTGGGGGCTCGTCGCCGGCCTCGCGGTCTTCGCCATGGATACGGTTCGCCGCCGCTGA
- a CDS encoding class D beta-lactamase, translating to MGQPRSAVGRPIARLAFLLSLALAPALLGVRPAAAAEDCLLVTDLDSGRVLAKQGLCAARHPPNSTFKVVLALMGYDAGILKSDSKPVHEPPPGADLEREVTRGPQTPRSWMKNSVVWYSEVLAAELGRERMAQYLKAFAYGNENMGGVKGEAEPGKRYWISSSLVISPREQIDFLRRMLKGELPVSAEAVDETIRIMAIDEQPAGWVTFGKTGSGFGRFPDGQIDRSRPFGWFIGFAKKDGRTAVFVRYTSLDIASPESLGLVARRQTLAALVPVLSAQAP from the coding sequence ATGGGGCAGCCGCGCTCGGCGGTGGGACGGCCCATCGCCCGCCTCGCTTTCCTCCTGTCTCTCGCGCTCGCCCCGGCGCTCCTCGGCGTGCGCCCGGCGGCCGCGGCGGAGGATTGCCTGCTGGTGACCGACCTCGACAGTGGCCGGGTGCTGGCAAAACAGGGGCTGTGCGCCGCGCGCCATCCCCCCAACTCCACCTTCAAGGTGGTGCTGGCGCTGATGGGCTATGACGCCGGCATCCTCAAGAGCGACAGCAAGCCCGTCCACGAGCCGCCACCTGGCGCGGACCTCGAACGGGAGGTCACGCGCGGCCCGCAGACGCCCCGATCATGGATGAAGAATTCCGTGGTCTGGTATTCCGAGGTGCTCGCCGCGGAACTCGGACGCGAGCGGATGGCCCAGTACCTCAAGGCCTTCGCCTACGGCAACGAGAACATGGGCGGCGTGAAGGGCGAGGCGGAGCCCGGCAAGCGCTACTGGATCTCCTCCTCCCTCGTCATCTCCCCGCGCGAGCAGATCGACTTCCTGCGCCGCATGCTCAAGGGCGAACTGCCGGTCTCGGCCGAGGCCGTGGACGAGACCATCCGCATCATGGCCATCGATGAGCAGCCCGCCGGGTGGGTCACCTTCGGCAAGACCGGCTCGGGCTTCGGCCGCTTCCCGGATGGGCAGATCGACCGGTCGCGGCCGTTCGGATGGTTCATCGGCTTTGCGAAGAAGGACGGCCGCACCGCCGTGTTCGTGCGCTACACCTCCCTCGACATAGCCTCTCCCGAATCGCTCGGGCTGGTGGCGCGCCGGCAGACGCTGGCGGCGCTCGTCCCGGTGCTGTCGGCGCAGGCCCCCTGA
- the panB gene encoding 3-methyl-2-oxobutanoate hydroxymethyltransferase produces the protein MSIQADARRVTAPEIQARKGGEPIVSLTSYHAHTARLLDRHVDVILVGDSLGMVMHGLETTVPVTVEMMIVHGRAVVRGTQRALIVVDLPFGSYEASPTEAFHTAARVLKETGAGAVKLEGGRRMADTVRFLVDRGVPVMGHVGLTPQAINTLGSFKARGRDDAEASIILDDARAVAEAGAFSIVLEAIAEPLARRITEEVPCPTIGIGGSPACDGQILVLEDMLGLGDRVPKFVKKYANLGPAIETAVATYAEEVRARTFPAKEHTYAPRLVDKPAKAS, from the coding sequence ATGTCCATTCAGGCCGACGCCCGCCGCGTCACCGCGCCCGAGATCCAGGCCCGCAAGGGGGGCGAGCCCATCGTGTCGCTCACCTCCTACCATGCCCACACGGCCCGCCTGCTCGACCGCCACGTCGATGTGATCCTCGTTGGCGACAGCCTCGGCATGGTGATGCATGGGCTGGAGACCACTGTCCCGGTGACCGTGGAGATGATGATCGTGCATGGCCGCGCCGTGGTGCGCGGCACGCAGCGTGCGCTCATCGTCGTGGACCTGCCCTTCGGCAGCTACGAGGCGAGCCCGACCGAAGCCTTCCACACCGCTGCCCGCGTGCTCAAGGAGACCGGCGCCGGCGCGGTAAAGCTCGAGGGTGGCCGGCGCATGGCCGACACCGTGCGCTTCCTGGTGGATCGCGGCGTGCCGGTGATGGGCCATGTGGGCCTTACCCCGCAGGCCATCAACACGCTCGGCTCGTTCAAGGCGCGCGGCCGCGACGATGCCGAGGCCTCCATCATCCTCGACGACGCCCGCGCGGTGGCCGAGGCCGGTGCCTTCTCCATCGTGCTGGAGGCCATCGCCGAGCCGCTCGCGCGCCGCATCACGGAGGAAGTGCCCTGCCCCACCATCGGCATCGGCGGCTCGCCGGCCTGCGACGGGCAGATCCTCGTGCTGGAGGACATGCTGGGCCTCGGCGACCGGGTGCCGAAGTTTGTGAAGAAGTACGCCAATCTCGGCCCGGCCATCGAGACGGCGGTGGCGACCTATGCCGAGGAGGTGCGCGCCCGCACCTTCCCGGCCAAGGAGCACACCTACGCCCCTCGGCTGGTGGACAAGCCGGCCAAGGCCTCCTGA
- a CDS encoding NnrU family protein, whose amino-acid sequence MVMMLFGLVVFLGIHLVTTVRGLRASLIGTLGEGPYKGFYSLLAASGLLLTAYGYALWRASGPMQVWNPPVGMRHLTLLLMLFAAIAIVAAYVPSHVKAWLKHPMLVGVKTWAVAHLLANGDIASIVLFGAVLAWAVFDRISVKRRNLPVPVAPKNWAGDALVVGGGLVLYLALAYLFHPYVVGVPVM is encoded by the coding sequence ATGGTGATGATGCTGTTCGGCCTCGTCGTCTTCCTCGGCATCCATCTGGTGACGACGGTCAGGGGCCTGCGCGCCAGCCTCATCGGCACGCTGGGGGAAGGCCCCTACAAGGGCTTTTATTCCCTGCTCGCGGCGTCCGGCCTGCTGCTCACGGCCTATGGCTATGCGCTGTGGCGCGCCTCCGGCCCCATGCAGGTGTGGAACCCGCCTGTGGGCATGCGCCATCTGACGCTGCTCTTGATGCTGTTCGCCGCCATCGCCATCGTCGCCGCTTATGTCCCGAGCCATGTGAAGGCTTGGCTCAAGCACCCCATGCTGGTGGGCGTGAAGACCTGGGCCGTGGCACACCTTCTCGCCAATGGCGACATCGCCTCCATCGTGCTGTTCGGCGCGGTGCTGGCCTGGGCGGTGTTCGACCGCATCTCGGTGAAGCGGCGCAACCTGCCCGTGCCCGTCGCTCCGAAAAACTGGGCGGGCGACGCGCTGGTGGTCGGCGGGGGGCTGGTGCTCTATCTCGCCCTCGCCTACCTATTTCATCCCTACGTCGTCGGCGTGCCGGTGATGTGA
- a CDS encoding L,D-transpeptidase produces the protein MFEALVVPPRVGKVGAVLRKSRLLIWLAAALLAAMLVSFALAGPASAAAAVVARIDLSRQTMTVSVNGMPHYSWPVSTARRGYVTPTGAYRPQRMYRSYFSRKYYNSPMPYSIFFNGGYAIHGSYEVSRLGAPASHGCVRLHPSNAATLYSLVQTYGAGNTLILITR, from the coding sequence ATGTTCGAAGCGCTGGTTGTGCCACCGCGCGTCGGCAAGGTGGGGGCGGTTCTGCGCAAGTCCCGCCTTTTGATCTGGCTGGCCGCCGCGCTCCTCGCGGCCATGCTCGTGAGTTTCGCTCTGGCCGGGCCGGCCTCCGCCGCAGCGGCCGTGGTGGCGCGGATCGACCTGTCGCGACAGACCATGACCGTGAGCGTCAACGGGATGCCGCACTATTCCTGGCCGGTTTCCACCGCCCGCCGGGGCTATGTCACGCCCACCGGGGCTTACCGACCCCAGCGCATGTACCGCAGCTATTTCTCGCGCAAGTATTACAACTCGCCCATGCCCTACTCGATCTTCTTCAATGGCGGGTATGCCATCCACGGCAGCTATGAGGTGAGCCGCCTCGGCGCGCCGGCCTCCCACGGCTGCGTGCGGCTGCACCCCTCGAATGCCGCGACCCTCTATTCCCTGGTGCAGACCTACGGGGCGGGCAACACGCTGATTCTCATCACCCGCTGA